A segment of the Sphingopyxis sp. OAS728 genome:
GGTGTGGGTCGGGCCGAAACCCTCATCGATCACCGCGATGGGCCTCAAAGACGCCGCAAAGAAGCTGATGGCCGACGCCGGGGTGCCGGTGACGCCGGGTTATATGGGCGAGAACCAGGACCCCGCCTATCTCGCCGAACAGGCCGGGCAAATCGGCTTTCCCGTGCTCATCAAGGCGGTCGCCGGCGGCGGCGGCAAGGGGATGCGCAAGGTCGACGCCGCGGCAGACTTTGCCGACGCGCTCGCCTCATGCCAGCGCGAGGCCGCCGCGTCGTTCGGCAACGATCACGTGCTGATCGAGAAATATATCCTCACCCCGCGCCATATCGAGGTGCAGGTGTTTGGCGACACGCACGGCAATGTCGTCCACCTGTTCGAGCGCGACTGCTCGCTCCAGCGCCGCCACCAGAAGGTGATCGAGGAAGCCCCCGCCCCCGGCATGGACGAAGCGACGCGCGCCGAGCTGTGCGCCGCCGCCGTCCGCGCCGCAAAGGCGGTCGATTATGTGGGCGCGGGGACGATCGAGTTCATCGCCGACGCCAGCGAGGGCCTGCGCGCCGACCGCATCTGGTTCATGGAAATGAACACGCGGCTGCAGGTCGAGCATCCAGTGACCGAGGAGATCACCGGTGTCGACCTCGTCGAATGGCAGCTCCGCGTCGCGTCGGGCGAGCCTATCCCGCTGAAGCAGGACGAACTCGCGATCAACGGCTGGGCGATGGAAGCGCGGCTTTATGCCGAAGACCCGGCCAAGGGCTTCCTGCCCTCGATCGGCACGCTCGAACTGTTCCAGCTTCCCGAACATATGGGCCGCGTCGACACCGGCGTATACGAAGGCGCCGAGGTCTCGCCCTTCTACGACCCGATGATCGCCAAGGTCATCGCATGGGGCGAGGACCGCGAGGAAGCGCGCGAGCTTTTGTCCGAGATGCTCGAAGACAGCGCGATCTGGCCGGTGAAGACCAACTCGGCCTTCCTGATCAATGCACTCGACCATCCCGATTTCGTTGCGGGCACCGTCGACACCGGCCTGATCGGCCGCGACGGCGACGCGATGACCGAGGAGCCCGTCCCGACCGCACAGGCGCTGACCAACGCCGCCATGGCGATGGTGCCACGCTCGCTGCAATCGGGCTTCCGCCTCAACGCGCCCGACGTGCGCAGCGCGCCCTTCCTGCTCGACGGCAAGCGCGTCGAGGTCGAACTGCACGGCCCCGGCGCCGAAGAACCTGCTCCCGCGATGCTCGTCGCCGAAGCCGGATCGGTGTGGCAGCTCACCCCTTGGCGCGCCGAAGGCAGTGCCGTCGGCGCGGCGGGCGACGGCGCGATCCTGTCGCCGATGCCGGGCAAGGTCATCGCGGTCGATGTCGCCGCGGGCGACAAGGTGACCAAGGGGCAGAAATTGCTCACGCTCGAAGCGATGAAGATGGAGCACAGTCTGACCGCGCCATTCGACGGCGTCGTCGCCGAACTCAACGCGGCCGCGGGGGCGCAGGTGCAGGTCGAGGCCCTGCTGGTGAAGATCGAGAAGGAAGAATGATCCCCCCCGTTTGTGCTGAGCTTGTCGAAGCACCGTACTTCCCTTTAGCCTCGCAAAAAAGAACAGCCCTTCGACAAGCTCAGGGCGAACGGAGTTGAGAAAATGGCCGGCAAATATTTCGACGAATGGGCGATCGGCGACACGCTGACGCACGACATCCGCCGCACGGTGACCGAGACCGACAATCTCCTCTTCACCACGATGACGCACAATCCGCAGCCGCTTCATCTCGATATCGAGGCGGCGAAGGCGTCCGAATTCGGCCAGATCCTCGTCAACGGCACCTTCACCTTCAGCCTGATGGTCGGGCTGTCGGTCGGCGACACGACGCTCGGCACGCTCGTCGCGAACCTCGGCTACGACAAGCTCGTCATGCCGAAGCCGGTGTTCATCGGCGACACGCTTCGGGCCGAATCCGAGGTGGTTGGTCTCAAGGAGTCCAAATCACGGCCGAATGCGGGTATCGTGACCTTCCTCCACCGCGCGATCAACCAGCGCGATGAAATCGTCTGCCAGTGCGAACGCTCCGCGCTGCTCAAAAAGAAAGCCGCCTGATGCGCCTGCGCTCGCTCCTCTTCGTTCCCGGCGACCGGCCAGAACGCTTCGCCAAGGCGGCAGCGTCGGGCGCCGACGCGATCATCCTCGACCTTGAGGATTCGGTATCGCCCGCGAACAAGGAGGCGGCGCGCGCCGCGATTGCCGACTATCTGGCGGGAACACGCGAAGTCGTGACGCTGGTGCGCGTCAATCCGCTCGACGGCCATATGACCGCCGCCGACGTCGCCGCGATCGCCGCCGCGCGTCCCGATGCGATCATGCTGCCCAAGGCCGAGGGCGCGCCC
Coding sequences within it:
- a CDS encoding acetyl/propionyl/methylcrotonyl-CoA carboxylase subunit alpha, with translation MIQSLLIANRGEIACRIIRTAREMGIRTVAVYSDADAKALHVREADEAVHIGPSPARESYLIGEKIIAAAKATGAEAIHPGYGFLSENAEFAQAVADAGLVWVGPKPSSITAMGLKDAAKKLMADAGVPVTPGYMGENQDPAYLAEQAGQIGFPVLIKAVAGGGGKGMRKVDAAADFADALASCQREAAASFGNDHVLIEKYILTPRHIEVQVFGDTHGNVVHLFERDCSLQRRHQKVIEEAPAPGMDEATRAELCAAAVRAAKAVDYVGAGTIEFIADASEGLRADRIWFMEMNTRLQVEHPVTEEITGVDLVEWQLRVASGEPIPLKQDELAINGWAMEARLYAEDPAKGFLPSIGTLELFQLPEHMGRVDTGVYEGAEVSPFYDPMIAKVIAWGEDREEARELLSEMLEDSAIWPVKTNSAFLINALDHPDFVAGTVDTGLIGRDGDAMTEEPVPTAQALTNAAMAMVPRSLQSGFRLNAPDVRSAPFLLDGKRVEVELHGPGAEEPAPAMLVAEAGSVWQLTPWRAEGSAVGAAGDGAILSPMPGKVIAVDVAAGDKVTKGQKLLTLEAMKMEHSLTAPFDGVVAELNAAAGAQVQVEALLVKIEKEE